The region ACACAACCTACACAcataccacatacacaaacacatactttaGAATGCCTGCGAACCCAAGAGACAAGCTCTGGGTGTAGAACAAAAACTGTCATAGATGTTGTGAAAGTGATTGGCCCCCTTACCATAGCAGAGGCCATAAATTTAATGATGTGGCCTGATATtggaatggtgagcttttaaagaTTCTTCTGAGTTGTGCATGGGTCCAAGTTTGTGTTATGAAATATTGTTTCGGCAATGAACCAATTCATTTGGGCCCTGTAAGAACACTCTTAGGAAAAAAAGGTACTGTTTAAAGTACAAGGCCGTCACTGGGGTGGTACCCTTAAGGAGACAAAAAGGGAGGAGTATTTTTCCCCCCAGTGGAACAAACATATAAATTTGCCTTTAAAGGTACACTTTAGTACCTTAGTGTACAATTaactacatatacattttaactagaGGTACAGAAAATGCCCCCTTGATGATACCACCCCTCAAAAAAATAATGTTCACcctaaaaatgaaacttttatcataatttactcacccttgtgttgttctaaactcatatgactttttttcttccgttaaacacaaaaggagatgtttgacaGCAGACCAATGttagttttgttcaccattcaatttcattgtatctATTTTCCATACATTGATCGTGAATGTTTACAGAGGGTAACATTATGTCTAGAATATCCTTttatgttgcatggaagaaagaatgtcaacatgagggtgagtaaatgatgacagaatattcatgttttttgggtgaaatatacctttaatactgtttaaataGATAGCGTCTGATATCACCTTGTTAGTGAGTCTTTGCCATGAAGAGCCACAGGATCTAACACTCTTGATAATTCTCTGTCTGGAACAAgtcctttaaactctccaaacacTTTATTCACCCTCTGAATTGTGTTTGCAGTCTATTGATACATTTGTGCCCTCTGATGGCACTGAATACAGTGATTTACAGGCACTGCAGTGATTTAAACTCAGAGAAAGAATTGTTCATCCTACTCACTAATGAGGACAGCAGCAGATGTCATCCTTCGGCAAATATGATGTCAATCCCCTGTGTTCAAATTGTGGATTGTTTAATGATTTATTCACTGAAGCATGGAGCACAGTTGTTTATCCCTgcttattggttgatattgaattatattttgtGAAGATAAAACTCTCTTTATTTGAGCCAGTTGCATCCTTCTATCGCCAGTTTAAACAAGTTTCTATTAGTAAACATTAATACTAACattaatacttttacagcattttgtaATCTTGGTAAAGGTTTATTTGTacatgcacatttttttatttatttttttacaataaagttgtaaacCTTTATTTGAACTATCATGaacattatataatatttgtattgaaatgtatatatatatattaaccaagattaataaatcgtttatttattatcattaattcATCATACCTAATTAGcaaatgttaatgaatataacCTCATTGCAAAGTGGAATTAAACAAGAGTTTGTTttgcttatttttctctctctctctctgtctctctctccctctctctctctctctctctctgtgttgagAGGAAATGTTGCATGTGAGTTAGGGGTATGACTTGCATTGACTTCCAATAACATGCCTATAATAAGGAAAtgactatttattttcaaaaataagtTTAAGAATCCAGTGATATATGTAAATAATCAATAATCAGATTAAAGTGCCAAATATCAGTTATACAATAGGGAATCTGTACAAAAGGAGTAATTACATGATTTGAGTGAGTCTTTGGATAGAAGAGCTGACAGCTCCAAACTTTGGGTTTTAAATGTGAGAACTCTTGTGGGCTCTCATTAACTGCATAGGTTTCAAAGAGACTGCCTTCTTCAACAACAATTtcaaaaatatctgaaaaaaaaaaaaaattaaagtgtacaaaaataaaacaaccaaTCATTCAGAATGGAGCAGTGCAGACTAAAATCACATATTTCACAATAGCTGTCCTCATTGGTGTTGGTGCTCTGGATTTATCTGTCTtggttttttgttcttttctaaacaaataaatgtgacaTACTTATATCCATGTAATAGCTTCTGCTGAGTTCCGTGACTTCCTATCTCCATTCTGTTGTATCAGTCAAACATTAAGGCATCATGGATGTAGGTTATGGAATGGTGCCACTTCAGTAAGCTCTTTGGTCAGGACTAATCCATCTTTGGTGTGTTAAGCCATGTGCACAAGTCCACAGGACCTTAAATGTACTCTCTGTGGCCTTGGAATGACAATGTAATTGGCTGGCGTATCTCTAGGGTTGATTTTACAGCGTCCCTGTTGATTGAGGCAGATGCCTTCACTTTATTTTTGCTGGTTTAAGCTCCTTGACTTGCATGTGTAATGTTTTGTGGACAGCAAGAGTTCTGGACTGACAGAAACCCTTCCCACACTCTTGGCATTTAAATGGCTTCTCTTTGGAATGGATGTACCTGCAGAGAAAAGGGAAGACAGGAGAGAAAATGGGTGTGGTTTGTTAACAAACTTGAACATTGTTGTTCATCATAAACAACACAGATCTGAAGTTGTCTAAGCTTTCCACAGATTAAATATTGTGAACTTCAGTAtgctgccaaaatgtgcagtgaaTAATTGAGCCAATAGTGATATTAAATCTCAGCTAGTGCAAATAATTAGCTGCTTTGTCATGACAAATCTTTGGGTCTGCAACTGTTAATTAAATTGCAAATATGATATTGCataatgtgtattttgtgatAATTGTTAGTGATAGCCAAGAGCCAAGATTGTATCATTGCTGAAGAATTGGAGAAGATTGTTCAGCATGTCTCAACTAATTTCAATCATTCTTATAGTCCTGGAATATCAAATGTCATAAATCACCAGAACAGGGGTGGtttgagaaaataaaaactgatttgTATGTGTGCATATCTGTTGTGCTTGAGGCTTTGCAAGGCACACCTCATTGACATTAAAATAATAAGATCTGCAGGTAGTGAGTTTGTGGGTAGGCCACAGATTTTATTACTTTATGCTTTATGTATATATAAGCAGGTATGAATTTCAATGTCAACTCCAAAGCTAACCAGTTGTTCTTACCTGTGGTCTCTCAAGTGGTCCTGCCTCCTGAAGGCCTTATGACAAATGTCACAAGTGTAGGGCCgctcatctgtgtgtgtgcgctcgTGGATCAACAGATTGTAGGACTTGGTGAAGTGGCGGCCGCAGAACTTGCACACAAACTCCTTTTTTGTCTTGGATGGGAGTCGTCCACGGCTGGGCTTTCTTTCCGGTGAGGAGAGCTTGGCCACATCCAGCAGGCAGCCTAACGAGGGCGAACGCACATGCCCCCCATTAGTGCTCAGATCTTCCGCCTTCAAGGCGTCGTCCTGCGTGGCAGCCGCTGCTAGGTTTGCAAAGTCAAAACGGGGTTTGTTCTTGGAAGACACTTCAGAACATCTTCCAAGGTACTCCTGCTTGCCAGGCTGGATGAGGTGGGGGAACAGAGGGATTGTGGGTAGAGGAAAACGGGCATCCACCAGGCCAGGCAACTTGGAGAAGGTGCAGCGTGGCAAAGTGAAGGGTGGGTAGCCCAGAGTCCACTGGTGTAAGTGGACAGCATGGAGGGCACTGAAACTGTAGATGCTTGGCATTTGGTCAGCAGGCAGATGTAGCCCGTTTGAGGTCTGAAGGAAGGAATAGTTTGCCAACTGCAGAGAGGGATGAAGGGGCACGGGTGCTGGGAGTGTCTTACTGCCCATGACTGACAGATGAAGTGGATATGGAGAATTCCAGGAATGACAGGAAGTTTCTATAGGAGAAAAACATAGAGATACAAATGAGTGGAGAGGTAACGGCAGTTAACACCATTGTGACTGCATCAATCCATCTATTGTTATTGTTCAACTTTATTGTCTCCATCTGAACCTTGAGAATATCTAACATCCTGAACGATGTGAAACATGGTGTATCAAATATGTTACACCTGCAGACGTCCAGTGAGAAACCATTTTCCATTATGCTTACATTATATAATTTGCATTTATCTTATTTGTTTTAGAAACGTACAGGTTAGAGGGATCCGGGACCCCTGGGACAGGACACCCCCCCAACCCAAGTGAGGCAACTTGTGTCTGACATATTGAAAGAGCAGACTACAGCATGAACATGGAGCAATGTTTATGCGCATGTACATTTTGGCGTAGGCGTTTTCTGAATGCCAAAAATATGCCCATGGCCATAAAGGGTGAGACAAAGACAGCAGGCAACATACCAGCTTCAACTGTTTAATCAAGTTGGATGAACAGACGAAAAGCACAATAACTCCTCTTTGTCTCATCAGGGActacatgtgcacacacaaacagGCTTGGTGTGTTTACAGTGTTACTCATTACATCTGGAAGATTTTTGAAGCATTTGTGTGTAAGATTACTGTGAATACAATATGCTACTTTAAGGATTCCAGATAGGGTTCTCGTTATGATGGAGAATAGCCTAGAGCTTAAAAATTCTGACAAAATTCAAAAAGACAAATTTTTCAAgttatgaaagaaagaaagaaagtaagtaTGATTCCATGTATTGCTGTCTAGAACAATCAGGATACTGAGCGCAAGTCTGatctgtggtaaataaaaagtgaaataGCTCTAATTAGTCTTTCTGAAGCTCAAGGCTGCCCTGGGGATTTGGACGCTCTGATCATGGTGCAGAAGTAATTGACTTTTACTTACGGGGGTCATTAGAGGAGATCAGGACTCACTCCCGAGAACAGGCTCGTACCCTTAACCCCTTGAAGTCTACATACTTTGATACGAGTGATGGAGTGGAAATGTGTCACCTGAACTATCCGCTTAACCGTTAAATCTAACGCCAGTTGACAAAAAGTAACCCTCAGACTTATGAGCATCAGGGAGCTCAGACATTTCTATATTGTGGGATTTTACAAGTGCTTAGACATTTTTCTGGGACAATTAGTGGGATTTGCGCACCGTGCAGAATAAATCACACCAGATTTTGTCCCCTACGCCATGCAGGCAGAATCAGTGTTGTGGGGCCAGAGACGCCTACCACAGAAAAGGTGATGAAAGAGGCTCAAAAGTCATACTGCAATTTGTTCTGTTCTACCCCCATCCACCCAGGGGCCAGATCCCAAGATGGACAGGGGGAAATTCAGTTCCGCTCTATATTGGTACAAaatatatgttgttgttgttactggttttttaaataaaaaaaaatattcaataaataatgtaataaaaaaagataacatGATGTTTGTTGTCCCACCTATGATTAAATGCGATCTATGTTCGGACACCCGAACGGCACAAGTATTCAGCCAAGCACAGCCTTGGCCTACTAGCAGACGCAGGCCAAGTGCCCACAGTTCGCGCCCATAATGTGGCCTCTGTTAAATGACCCTCTGTCAGTAATGTCCTTATCAATAACTGATTGCTCAGATTAAAAACTTTCATCAGCAGCGCATTGAGCGGGTGGATGCCTTCAGTAGGCCTATTTGATCTTTTTAGACGCGCTCTCGGTGTGAATTGGCTGGAttgataatctggcataccgggtattttcaCGCACTTTGGGTCCGAttaggggcagactggccatcgggagaaccgggactaaactgaaatgagccgccgcgtaatgcagaacgggccacaaaacggc is a window of Xyrauchen texanus isolate HMW12.3.18 chromosome 24, RBS_HiC_50CHRs, whole genome shotgun sequence DNA encoding:
- the LOC127617923 gene encoding protein odd-skipped-related 1-like; translated protein: MGSKTLPAPVPLHPSLQLANYSFLQTSNGLHLPADQMPSIYSFSALHAVHLHQWTLGYPPFTLPRCTFSKLPGLVDARFPLPTIPLFPHLIQPGKQEYLGRCSEVSSKNKPRFDFANLAAAATQDDALKAEDLSTNGGHVRSPSLGCLLDVAKLSSPERKPSRGRLPSKTKKEFVCKFCGRHFTKSYNLLIHERTHTDERPYTCDICHKAFRRQDHLRDHRYIHSKEKPFKCQECGKGFCQSRTLAVHKTLHMQVKELKPAKIK